The proteins below are encoded in one region of Centropristis striata isolate RG_2023a ecotype Rhode Island chromosome 12, C.striata_1.0, whole genome shotgun sequence:
- the LOC131982323 gene encoding reticulon-4 receptor-like 2, translated as METRCNMRRSRTRNFKGGLTLWLILYLVVVKPGGVSACPRLCVCYPTPMTVSCQAQNLTIVPSGVPYDSQRVFLQNNRITELRADSFGFETQVLWLYGNNITWIEAGAFSNLRVLEELDLGDNPLHRLEGGAFRGLEKLQSLHMHRCKLATLPHDLFHKLYSLQFLYLQENQLHFLQDDLFSDLVNLTHLFLHGNRIRALSENVFRGLVNLDRLLLHDNRVRQVNRRAFRDLGRLTILYLFNNSLAELPGQAMKDTQGIQFLRLNANPWSCGCEARPLWEWFRKARISSSELMCSSPSHRRGQDLRFLREMDFALCPLPDPGSMAGTTTTTFSTKTRWWFSKNKPASSSKSSYQKNSEVKAFSGGKSQYLPKTPVETISSKYELSEAEAALPKLDPEEYWANYGNEDSSIRCLELECAPGYDNPAFPSSSSLPSTPTLLHLLSLSIVTFSLHFLFG; from the exons ATGGAGACTCGTTGCAACATGAGGCGCTCAAGGACCCGCAACTTTAAGG gtGGACTAACTTTGTGGCTGATTCTGTATCTGGTGGTGGTGAAGCCGGGCGGGGTGTCAGCATGCcccaggctgtgtgtgtgttaccccACGCCCATGACGGTCAGCTGCCAGGCCCAGAACCTCACCATAGTTCCGTCCGGTGTGCCGTATGACTCACAACGTGTTTTCCTGCAGAACAACCGCATCACAGAGCTGCGTGCTGATTCTTTTGGCTTCGAGACACAG GTGCTTTGGCTGTATGGCAATAACATTACATGGATCGAGGCCGGAGCCTTCAGTAACCTCAGGGTGCTGGAGGAGCTGGATCTGGGTGATAACCCACTACACCGTCTTGAAGGTGGAGCTTTCAGGGGCTTGGAGAAGCTGCAGAGCCTGCACATGCATCGCTGCAAGCTGGCCACTCTCCCCCATGACCTCTTCCACAAGCTTTACAGCCTGCAATTCCTCTACCTGCAG GAGAATCAGCTCCACTTTCTGCAAGATGACCTGTTCTCAGATCTGGTCAACCTCACCCATCTCTTCTTGCATGGAAATCGCATCCGTGCCCTCTCTGAGAATGTGTTCAGAGGTCTGGTCAACCTAGACCGCCTTCTTCTCCACGACAACCGTGTCCGACAGGTCAACCGACGGGCTTTCCGTGACCTGGGCCGCCTGACCATCCTTTACCTGTTCAACAACTCCCTGGCCGAGCTGCCAGGCCAGGCCATGAAAGACACCCAAGGCATCCAGTTTCTCCGCCTCAACGCTAACCCCTGGTCTTGCGGATGTGAGGCTCGTCCCCTGTGGGAGTGGTTCCGCAAGGCCCGCATCTCCTCCTCTGAGCTCATGTGCAGCTCCCCATCCCATCGCCGTGGCCAGGACCTCCGATTCCTCCGCGAGATGGACTTCGCCCTCTGCCCTCTGCCTGACCCCGGCTCAATGGCGGGAACCACCACGACCACCTTCAGCACCAAAACCCGCTGGTGGTTCTCCAAGAACAAGCCCGCATCTTCATCCAAGTCCTCATACCAGAAGAACAGCGAGGTGAAAGCCTTCTCCGGCGGAAAGTCTCAGTACCTCCCCAAAACTCCCGTTGAAACCATCTCCTCCAAGTATGAACTGTCCGAGGCTGAAGCAGCGCTCCCAAAGCTGGACCCAGAAGAATACTGGGCCAACTACGGCAACGAAGATTCCTCCATCCGCTGCTTAGAGCTGGAGTGTGCTCCAGGCTATGATAACCCAGCCTtcccctcgtcctcctccttaCCCAGCACCCcaaccctcctccacctcctttcCCTCTCCATAGTCACATTCTCCCTTCATTTCCTTTTTGGCTGA
- the selenoh gene encoding selenoprotein H, giving the protein MASKAGRRGTKRKAEAPEEETPSVEEKKDKGEGEDGQRVVIEHCKSURVYGRNAEEVKAALLAASPELTVVLNPEKPRRNSFEITLLDGGKETSLWTGIKKGPPRKMKFPQPDVVVAALQEALKAE; this is encoded by the exons ATGGCGTCCAAAGCAG GTCGTCGAGGGACAAAGCGCAAAGCGGAAGCTCCGGAGGAGGAGACACCATCcgtggaggagaagaaggacaaaggagagggggaggacGGCCAAAGGGTGGTTATTGAACACTG TAAGAGTTGACGAGTGTATGGGCGTAATGCTGAGGAGGTGAAAGCTGCCCTCCTGGCTGCAAGCCCTGAACTGACTGTGGTCCTCAACCCTGAGAAACCCCGCAGGAACAGCTTCGAAATCACTCTGCTGGATGGAGGAAAAG AAACCTCTCTGTGGACTGGAATAAAGAAAGGTCCGCCTCGTAAGATGAAGTTTCCTCAACCTGATGTTGTCGTTGCTGCTCTGCAGGAGGCTCTGAAGGCTGAGTAA
- the clp1 gene encoding polyribonucleotide 5'-hydroxyl-kinase Clp1, protein MATEGVETTSEDAPVPGKVSNRFDLEKETELRFEVEAGDAAEQVELELLTGMAEVFGSELNRNKKYTFGPGSKIAVFTWQGCSVNLYGKPEVAYVSKDTPMLLYLNTHAALEQMRKQAERDNERGPRVMVVGPTDVGKSTVCRLLLSYAVRVGRRPTLVELDVGQSGVSVPGTVSALCIERPADVEEGFSVQAPLVYHFGSTTPGTNIKLYNKLTSCLAEVFSQRCEVNRKASVGGCIINTCGWVKGSGYQALVHCASAFEVDVVLVLDHERLYNELKRDLPHFVRVVLLPKSGGVAERSKECRRDARDEKIREYFYGFRGVTFYPFSYEVRFSDVRIYKIGAPSIPDSCLPLGMSQDDTQLKLVPVTPGRDLTYHVLSVSSAEDGEEGARKGIVESPVCGFIVVTNVDTQAQVMKVLSPAPRPLPRHTLLIMDIRFMDMK, encoded by the exons ATGGCAACAGAGGGTGTGGAAACGACGAGTGAAGATGCTCCAGTGCCCGGGAAGGTCAGCAACAGGTTTGACCTGGAGAAGGAGACTGAACTTAGGTTTGAGGTGGAGGCAGGGGACGCAGCAGAGCAAGTTGAGCTGGAGCTCCTCACAGGAATGGCCGAGGTGTTTGGCTCAGAGTTGAACCGCAACAAGAAGTACACATTCGGACCAGGCTCCAAGATTGCAGTTTTCACCTGGCAAGGCTGCAGTGTGAATCTTTATGGGAAGCCAGAG GTGGCTTATGTGTCCAAGGATACTCCCATGCTGCTCTACCTGAACACACATGCAGCCCTGGAACAGATGAGAAAACAAGCAGAGCGGGACAATGAGAGGGGGCCAAGG GTGATGGTGGTGGGTCCTACAGACGTGGGGAAGTCAACAGTGTGCCGCCTGCTATTAAGCTATGCTGTAAGGGTGGGCCGCAGGCCAACACTGGTGGAACTGGATGTTGGACAGAGTGGG GTGTCTGTGCCTGGGACGGTGTCAGCATTGTGCATTGAGCGTCCGGCAGACGTGGAGGAGGGTTTCTCAGTCCAGGCTCCTTTGGTGTACCACTTTGGCTCTACTACCCCAGGGACCAACATCAAACTTTACAATAAG CTGACGTCATGTCTGGCAGAGGTGTTTTCTCAGCGCTGTGAGGTGAACAGGAAGGCGAGCGTGGGAGGGTGCATCATCAACACCTGCGGCTGGGTGAAGGGCTCCGGATACCAGGCTCTGGTCCACTGTGCCTCTGCCTTCGAGGTGGATGTGGTGCTGGTGCTGGACCACGAGAGGCTCTACAATGAACTCAAACGAGACCTCCCTCATTTTGTACGAGTTGTGCTCCTACCCAAATCTGGAGGGGTGGCGGAGCGATCCAAGGAGTGCAGACGGGACGCTCGGGATGAGAAGATCCGCGAGTATTTCTATGGCTTCCGCGGAGTGACCTTCTACCCCTTTTCATATGAAGTGCGTTTCTCAGACGTCCGCATCTACAAGATCGGAGCACCATCCATCCCGGACTCGTGCTTGCCTCTGGGAATGTCTCAGGATGACACACAGCTGAAACTGGTGCCTGTAACCCCAGGGAGAGACCTCACGTATCATGTGCTGAGCGTGAGCAGTGCCGAGGACGGAGAGGAAGGTGCTAGAAAGGGGATAGTGGAGAGCCCTGTGTGTGGCTTTATTGTGGTGACTAATGTGGACACACAAGCGCAGGTGATGAAAGTGTTGTCCCCAGCGCCCAGACCACTGCCCAGACACACTCTACTCATCATGGACATCCGTTTTATGGACATGAAATAA
- the zdhhc5b gene encoding palmitoyltransferase ZDHHC5-B isoform X2: MPGFSGGGVGGGVGVPASAPPRPFRPSRYVPVSAATTFLVGSTTLFFCFTCPWLSEYLSSVIPIYIAVIFLFTLANFCMATFMDPGVFPRAEEDEDKEDDFRAPLYKTVEIKGIQVRMKWCSTCRFYRPPRCSHCSVCDNCVEDFDHHCPWVNNCIGRRNYRYFFLFLLSLTTHIMNVFGFGLVYVLHHRQQLDTPHAAVTMAVMCVAGLFFVPVAGLTGFHMVLVARGRTTNEQVTGKFRGGVNPFTNGCVRNISHVLCSSQAPRYMGRWRSSQAVDVQPPFLRPHLTEAQLEAKVLDNGIQNDRHSTRSKSSLDQMESQSADAEPPPPPKPELRYPGLPRADTEESSLLTEAPPTPSMYKYRPAYNSPGRNHTALTHPNKMIRGESLDSPSPSILQSSRQPSYRSEPSSLDGTTVVGGGVGARRGGGERGEGPGGPGGTAGMMPGGMSGYSLTGRSYTSYPSSLVLSTGGSRSSSLRSAHTAHNPLATLQSEGTTDTSYKSLANQTPRNGSLSYDSLLTPSESPEFESAAHELSPQKPRAPFPSATVTGQPEVVSPSSPLQGYTSPFLSAQIAQQREGQLLQGSATFSSPHRAYLRAVSPPPPSSGPPEIQHLLHHNQDSRVPRNLSSSSSSPGARSPPVSPPPRGLSLGKSQSYIGEAGPQHKPRPAGGGIVLGGGGAGGQQAQHPPLPP, encoded by the exons atGCCGGGTTTCAGTGGTGGGGGGGTTGGTGGAGGAGTGGGTGTCCCTGCTTCTGCTCCTCCCCGTCCGTTCCGACCCAGCCGATATGTCCCGGTGTCTGCAGCCACCACTTTCCTTGTTGGATCTACCACCCTCTTCTTCTGCTTCAC GTGTCCATGGTTATCAGAGTATCTATCCTCTGTCATTCCCATCTACATAGCTGTGATCTTCCTCTTCACCCTCGCCAACTTCTGTATGGCCACTTTCATGGACCCTGGAGTTTTCCCCAGAG CCGAGGAGGATGAAGACAAAGAGGATGATTTCCGCGCTCCTCTCTATAAGACGGTGGAGATCAAAGGGATCCAGGTGCGCATGAAGTGGTGCTCGACCTGCCGCTTCTACCGCCCACCGCGCTGCTCACACTGCTCAGTCTGCGACAACTGTGTGGAg GATTTTGATCACCACTGCCCATGGGTGAACAACTGCATCGGTCGGAGAAATTATCGctatttcttcctcttcctgctgTCACTTACCACCCACATCATGAACGTGTTTGGCTTTGGCTTGGTTTATGTCCTGCACCACCGCCAGCAGCTGGACACGCCACACGCTGCTGTTAC TATGGCTGTAATGTGTGTGGCTGGTCTGTTTTTTGTCCCAGTCGCTGGCCTGACTGGGTTCCACATGGTGTTGGTGGCCCGTGGTAGAACCACAAACGAACAG GTGACCGGGAAGTTTCGAGGAGGTGTTAACCCTTTCACCAATGGCTGCGTGAGGAATATTTCTCATGTGCTCTGCAGCTCCCAGGCCCCCAG ATACATGGGCCGGTGGCGGAGCTCTCAAGCAGTTGATGTACAGCCACCCTTTCTTAGACCGCATCTGACTGAGGCCCAACTAGAAGCCAAGGTCCTGGACAACGGCATCCAGAATGACCGACACAGCACCAGG TCCAAGAGCAGTCTAGATCAGATGGAGAGCCAGTCAGCTGATGCAgagcctccacctcctccaaagCCAGAGCTTCGTTACCCCGGCCTGCCCCGTGCTGACACGGAGG AGAGCAGCTTATTGACTGAAGCTCCACCTACACCATCAATGTACAAGTACAGACCAGCCTACAACAGCCCAGGAAGGAACCACACTGCCCTCACACACCCCAACAAG atGATCCGTGGGGAGAGTCTCGATTCCCCATCTCCCTCCATCCTGCAGTCCAGCCGTCAGCCAAGCTACCGGTCGGAGCCGAGCAGCCTGGACGGGACCACAGTGGTGGGGGGAGGTGTAGGGGCGcgcagagggggaggggagagggGAGAGGGCCCCGGAGGCCCTGGCGGGACTGCTGGGATGATGCCAGGGGGGATGTCAGGTTACTCCCTGACTGGGCGCTCCTACACCTCCTACCCATCCTCTCTGGTTCTGTCCACTGGCGGCTCTCGCTCCTCCAGCCTGCGCTCAGCGCACACAGCACATAACCCACTGGCGACGCTCCAATCAGAGGGCACCACAGACACCAGCTACAAAAGCCTGGCCAATCAAACGCCTCGGAATGGCAGCCTGTCCTATGACAGCCTTCTGACACCATCCGAGAGCCCAGAGTTCGAGTCAGCCGCTCACGAGCTGTCACCGCAGAAGCCTCGCGCTCCGTTTCCCTCAGCGACTGTCACAGGCCAGCCTGAGGTGGTGTCACCCAGTAGCCCGCTGCAGGGCTACACGTCGCCCTTCCTCTCAGCTCAGATCGCCCAGCAGAGGGAGGGGCAGCTGCTCCAGGGCTCTGCCACTTTCTCCTCCCCCCACAGGGCCTACCTGCGTGCTGTCAGCccgccccctccctcctctgggCCTCCTGAGATCCAGCACCTGCTCCACCATAACCAGGACTCCAGAGTCCCTCGTAACctttcctcctcatcctcttcaCCGGGGGCTCGATCACCCCCTGTCTCCCCGCCCCCTCGCGGCCTCTCCCTCGGCAAGTCCCAGTCTTACATCGGGGAGGCGGGGCCTCAGCACAAGCCTCGgcctgcaggaggaggcattGTGCTGGGAGGGGGAGGAGCCGGAGGGCAACAGGCTCAACA ccctcctcttcctccctga
- the zdhhc5b gene encoding palmitoyltransferase ZDHHC5-B isoform X1, producing MPGFSGGGVGGGVGVPASAPPRPFRPSRYVPVSAATTFLVGSTTLFFCFTCPWLSEYLSSVIPIYIAVIFLFTLANFCMATFMDPGVFPRAEEDEDKEDDFRAPLYKTVEIKGIQVRMKWCSTCRFYRPPRCSHCSVCDNCVEDFDHHCPWVNNCIGRRNYRYFFLFLLSLTTHIMNVFGFGLVYVLHHRQQLDTPHAAVTMAVMCVAGLFFVPVAGLTGFHMVLVARGRTTNEQVTGKFRGGVNPFTNGCVRNISHVLCSSQAPRYMGRWRSSQAVDVQPPFLRPHLTEAQLEAKVLDNGIQNDRHSTRSKSSLDQMESQSADAEPPPPPKPELRYPGLPRADTEESSLLTEAPPTPSMYKYRPAYNSPGRNHTALTHPNKMIRGESLDSPSPSILQSSRQPSYRSEPSSLDGTTVVGGGVGARRGGGERGEGPGGPGGTAGMMPGGMSGYSLTGRSYTSYPSSLVLSTGGSRSSSLRSAHTAHNPLATLQSEGTTDTSYKSLANQTPRNGSLSYDSLLTPSESPEFESAAHELSPQKPRAPFPSATVTGQPEVVSPSSPLQGYTSPFLSAQIAQQREGQLLQGSATFSSPHRAYLRAVSPPPPSSGPPEIQHLLHHNQDSRVPRNLSSSSSSPGARSPPVSPPPRGLSLGKSQSYIGEAGPQHKPRPAGGGIVLGGGGAGGQQAQQSASRPILANHTTSKPGGGVKKVTGVGGTTYEISV from the exons atGCCGGGTTTCAGTGGTGGGGGGGTTGGTGGAGGAGTGGGTGTCCCTGCTTCTGCTCCTCCCCGTCCGTTCCGACCCAGCCGATATGTCCCGGTGTCTGCAGCCACCACTTTCCTTGTTGGATCTACCACCCTCTTCTTCTGCTTCAC GTGTCCATGGTTATCAGAGTATCTATCCTCTGTCATTCCCATCTACATAGCTGTGATCTTCCTCTTCACCCTCGCCAACTTCTGTATGGCCACTTTCATGGACCCTGGAGTTTTCCCCAGAG CCGAGGAGGATGAAGACAAAGAGGATGATTTCCGCGCTCCTCTCTATAAGACGGTGGAGATCAAAGGGATCCAGGTGCGCATGAAGTGGTGCTCGACCTGCCGCTTCTACCGCCCACCGCGCTGCTCACACTGCTCAGTCTGCGACAACTGTGTGGAg GATTTTGATCACCACTGCCCATGGGTGAACAACTGCATCGGTCGGAGAAATTATCGctatttcttcctcttcctgctgTCACTTACCACCCACATCATGAACGTGTTTGGCTTTGGCTTGGTTTATGTCCTGCACCACCGCCAGCAGCTGGACACGCCACACGCTGCTGTTAC TATGGCTGTAATGTGTGTGGCTGGTCTGTTTTTTGTCCCAGTCGCTGGCCTGACTGGGTTCCACATGGTGTTGGTGGCCCGTGGTAGAACCACAAACGAACAG GTGACCGGGAAGTTTCGAGGAGGTGTTAACCCTTTCACCAATGGCTGCGTGAGGAATATTTCTCATGTGCTCTGCAGCTCCCAGGCCCCCAG ATACATGGGCCGGTGGCGGAGCTCTCAAGCAGTTGATGTACAGCCACCCTTTCTTAGACCGCATCTGACTGAGGCCCAACTAGAAGCCAAGGTCCTGGACAACGGCATCCAGAATGACCGACACAGCACCAGG TCCAAGAGCAGTCTAGATCAGATGGAGAGCCAGTCAGCTGATGCAgagcctccacctcctccaaagCCAGAGCTTCGTTACCCCGGCCTGCCCCGTGCTGACACGGAGG AGAGCAGCTTATTGACTGAAGCTCCACCTACACCATCAATGTACAAGTACAGACCAGCCTACAACAGCCCAGGAAGGAACCACACTGCCCTCACACACCCCAACAAG atGATCCGTGGGGAGAGTCTCGATTCCCCATCTCCCTCCATCCTGCAGTCCAGCCGTCAGCCAAGCTACCGGTCGGAGCCGAGCAGCCTGGACGGGACCACAGTGGTGGGGGGAGGTGTAGGGGCGcgcagagggggaggggagagggGAGAGGGCCCCGGAGGCCCTGGCGGGACTGCTGGGATGATGCCAGGGGGGATGTCAGGTTACTCCCTGACTGGGCGCTCCTACACCTCCTACCCATCCTCTCTGGTTCTGTCCACTGGCGGCTCTCGCTCCTCCAGCCTGCGCTCAGCGCACACAGCACATAACCCACTGGCGACGCTCCAATCAGAGGGCACCACAGACACCAGCTACAAAAGCCTGGCCAATCAAACGCCTCGGAATGGCAGCCTGTCCTATGACAGCCTTCTGACACCATCCGAGAGCCCAGAGTTCGAGTCAGCCGCTCACGAGCTGTCACCGCAGAAGCCTCGCGCTCCGTTTCCCTCAGCGACTGTCACAGGCCAGCCTGAGGTGGTGTCACCCAGTAGCCCGCTGCAGGGCTACACGTCGCCCTTCCTCTCAGCTCAGATCGCCCAGCAGAGGGAGGGGCAGCTGCTCCAGGGCTCTGCCACTTTCTCCTCCCCCCACAGGGCCTACCTGCGTGCTGTCAGCccgccccctccctcctctgggCCTCCTGAGATCCAGCACCTGCTCCACCATAACCAGGACTCCAGAGTCCCTCGTAACctttcctcctcatcctcttcaCCGGGGGCTCGATCACCCCCTGTCTCCCCGCCCCCTCGCGGCCTCTCCCTCGGCAAGTCCCAGTCTTACATCGGGGAGGCGGGGCCTCAGCACAAGCCTCGgcctgcaggaggaggcattGTGCTGGGAGGGGGAGGAGCCGGAGGGCAACAGGCTCAACA atccgcctctcgcccaatctTGGCCAATCACACCACATCCAAACCAGGAGGCGGAGTGAAGAAGGTGACAGGTGTCGGAGGGACCACTTACGAGATATCGGTTTGA